In Candidatus Caccoplasma merdavium, the sequence TGCTCGGCGGCTTTGCGGAACCAGTAGACGGCTTGTGCGGAATCTTTTGTGACCCCTTGGCCTTTGCCATAGCAGTATCCGAGGTTGTTTTGGGCTGCGGCATTTCCCTGCTCGGCGGCTTTGCGGTACCAGTTGACGGCCTGTGTGTAATCCTTGGTGACTCCTTGGCCTTTGCCATAGCAGTATCCGAGAAAATATTGCGCTGTGCCATTTCCCTGCTCTGCGGCTTTGCGGTACCAGTCGGCGGCCTGTGCGTAGTCTTTTGAGACTCCTCGGCCGTATTCATAGCAGAATCCAAGCCTGAATTGAGCTGCGGTATCTCCTTGTTCTGCGGCTTTGCGGTACCAACTGACGGCCTGTGCGTAATCTTGTGTCACGCCTTGACCGTCGTAATAACAATCTCCGAGGTTGTTTTGGGCCGTAGCATAACCTTGCTCAGCCGCTTGACGGAAACAGTTGACGGCTTTTGCATAATCTTGCGTCACACCATCGCCGTTGTAATAGCGCAGGCCGATGTTGTAGAGTGTCTCGGAGTCGTCTTGCAGGGTGAAGTCGAGGGGAAGTACCTGCCCCTCTTCGACGGTGATGCGCTGCTCGATGGGGGCGCAGCCCGCCTTGGTGAGGGTGAAGGTGTGGTCGCCGATGAGTACGTCGGTGTAGATGTTGGGGGTTGTGCCCGGGAGGGTTACGCCGTCGATGGCCACGGTGGCACCGCTCGGTCGGGTGCTTACGTTGAGCGAGCCGTAGCGGGGTACGGGAGCCGCCAGGTCGATGTGCCGCTGTTCACCCGCTGCGATTTCGACAGTCTGCCGGGTGGGGTAGTGTGACGCCTTGCGTGCCTCGATGGTGTAGAGCCCGGTCGTCAGTCGGCCGCTCCATCGGCCGTTTCCTTTCCGTTCGTCATTGACATAAATATCGGCATCGCCGGCCGCCGTGATGGTCGTCAGGGCGAAGTTGGGCGGCAACGTGGCCCGCACGGGCTGTGTCGACCCGTCGCCCGGCACGGTGATGTCGAGGGCGTGGTTCTTATATTCGGCCCGCTTGAACAGCAGCCGGTGTTGCCCTGGAACAAGACGTTTGGTGGTGAACGGCGTGGTGCCGGCCGACTCGTAATCGCCGTCGATATACACCTCGGCGCCGGTCGGGTCCGATTCGATTTGCAGCAGACCGTAGGCCGGCCGCAAGGTCACTGCCATCTCTTTCTTGGTGTTGCCCATGTCGATTTGTCCCACCTCGGGCTCGTGCAGGGCGGCCGATACGCGATAGGTGTGTTTGCCATATTTGAGGAAGACGGTCACTTCGTCGTTTTCCACCTCATAGGGCACCTCGTCGATGCTCACCTCGGCGTTGGAGGGGGAGACCTTCATCACCAAATATTGCCCGCCGGCACTCTCCTGCACGACGGTCGTCACCCGACCGGTAGCCAGCACCATCTCGTAGGTGCGCCCCGCCTCGATGGATATGGGGTAGAAATAGTCGCGTAACACGCCCAATTGCGGGTGAGAAATGGTGATTTTGCGGGATTTGGGCGGCACATACACCCATATCTCGCCGGCACGTTGGGTCGTGCCCACGATACCCAGCATGCCGCCGTCGAAGACGAAGTCGGTTTCGGTGGTAACGACTTTTATGAGGGCGGCCGTTTCGTTGTTCTGGTCTTTTTTCAGTGTGCCGGCGGTGTTGGCCGTGAGGTCGGTCTCCAACAGGCGGAAACTTTTCACCGAGATGTTCTGAGCCGACAAGCCAGTGCCGGAGAGTCCGAAAATAATCAGAAGAATAAAAACAAGTCCTCTTTGGGATATTCTTGTGTGAGCCATGTTGCTGAGTCTAAATCCTTTGTTGGGTGCGGTTTTGGGTGCGACCGCACCTCATGTGCAAAAATAGAATGTTTTCACAAATTTACAAAATTTCACCGAGAAGCAATTTTTGTTTTTGTCATTCCCCTTTTCTGCCATTCCCCACATGATGGGGAATCCACAAAACGCCCTCTTTCACACCACTGGATTCCCGCTCCGTGGCGGGAATGACAGAGGGGTCGCAGGAATGGCAAAAGGGTGTCATTCCCCGCATGATGGGGAATCCATGGGGTTTTTTGTTCATTCTTCTCTTCGGTGAGAAGAACGAACCAAGAAGAACCGCCGCCCGGTATCGGGCTTTTTCGCTCGGTCGCCGACGCCTCGCTCGGGGGCTGCGGAACTCGCTGCGCTCACACAGTCCTCGCCCTCTTTCCGCTCTCGGCTGCCGCCCTCCCTGCCCGATAAGGGCGTTTTTTTCTTTTTTCCCTATTTGCGCGTATTTGCTTGTATCCCTT encodes:
- a CDS encoding SEL1-like repeat protein, yielding MAHTRISQRGLVFILLIIFGLSGTGLSAQNISVKSFRLLETDLTANTAGTLKKDQNNETAALIKVVTTETDFVFDGGMLGIVGTTQRAGEIWVYVPPKSRKITISHPQLGVLRDYFYPISIEAGRTYEMVLATGRVTTVVQESAGGQYLVMKVSPSNAEVSIDEVPYEVENDEVTVFLKYGKHTYRVSAALHEPEVGQIDMGNTKKEMAVTLRPAYGLLQIESDPTGAEVYIDGDYESAGTTPFTTKRLVPGQHRLLFKRAEYKNHALDITVPGDGSTQPVRATLPPNFALTTITAAGDADIYVNDERKGNGRWSGRLTTGLYTIEARKASHYPTRQTVEIAAGEQRHIDLAAPVPRYGSLNVSTRPSGATVAIDGVTLPGTTPNIYTDVLIGDHTFTLTKAGCAPIEQRITVEEGQVLPLDFTLQDDSETLYNIGLRYYNGDGVTQDYAKAVNCFRQAAEQGYATAQNNLGDCYYDGQGVTQDYAQAVSWYRKAAEQGDTAAQFRLGFCYEYGRGVSKDYAQAADWYRKAAEQGNGTAQYFLGYCYGKGQGVTKDYTQAVNWYRKAAEQGNAAAQNNLGYCYGKGQGVTKDSAQAVYWFRKAAE